One Cucumis sativus cultivar 9930 chromosome 1, Cucumber_9930_V3, whole genome shotgun sequence DNA segment encodes these proteins:
- the LOC105435774 gene encoding uncharacterized protein LOC105435774 translates to MDDTSESNPLTSKRNQHEDDNDFESDDESLSFSDLPMDRENSDAHTHPDSFRKNSRRSSSEPLDLFEFFTAGLITSEISPAEDLIFCGRLLPLNNDHSTRITADKSSWKEEISRKQTVFRKRSESLSGLQSSVSRSNSAKFNLKRNSRSLDYRRLYRQSNSIFSPTAEIDRNCSIKTGLKPDSLNKRTSSKPRWYLLMFGMVKFPAEMELSDIKSRQVRRSSSTLFPTNESKSKYHCGWSSGEATWRILRALSCKNHASVDVTASLTA, encoded by the coding sequence ATGGACGACACCTCCGAATCCAATCCCTTAACCTCTAAACGCAATCAACACGAAGACGATAACGATTTTGAATCCGACGACGAATCTCTCTCCTTCTCCGATCTTCCCATGGACAGAGAAAACTCCGACGCCCATACTCATCCCGATAGCTTCCGCAAGAATTCACGTAGGTCCTCCTCCGAACCTCTTGATCTCTTCGAATTCTTCACCGCTGGACTCATCACTTCCGAGATTTCTCCCGCAGAGGATTTGATCTTCTGCGGTAGATTGCTCCCTCTCAACAATGATCACTCTACGCGTATTACCGCCGATAAAAGTTCCTGGAAGGAAGAGATTAGTCGAAAACAAACTGTATTTCGAAAACGCTCAGAATCATTGTCCGGATTGCAGAGCTCTGTTTCTCGATCCAACAGTGCGAAATTCAATCTCAAACGGAATAGCCGATCGCTTGATTACCGTAGGCTGTATCGTCAATCAAATTCGATTTTCTCACCGACGGCTGAAATCGATCGTAATTGTTCGATCAAAACTGGTCTGAAGCCTGATTCACTGAACAAAAGGACCTCGTCGAAGCCGCGGTGGTATTTGTTAATGTTCGGAATGGTGAAGTTTCCAGCGGAGATGGAGCTTAGCGACATTAAAAGCAGACAAGTACGCCGGAGTTCGTCGACGCTTTTTCCAACAAACGAAAGCAAAAGTAAATATCACTGCGGTTGGAGCTCCGGCGAGGCGACTTGGAGGATACTTCGAGCGCTTAGCTGCAAGAACCACGCTAGTGTAGATGTAACGGCGTCGTTAACTGCCTAA